The Streptomyces rimosus genomic interval ACTCGTCCATGTTGGTCTTGCCGAGGATGACGACGTCGGCGGCCTTGAGCCGCTTGGTGAGCGTCGCGTCGTACGGCGGGATCCAGCCTTCGAGGATCTTCGAGCCGACGGTGGTCGGGATGCCCTCGGTGGTGAAGATGTCCTTCAGCGCGAGCGGCACGCCGGCCAGCGGGCCGAGCTTCTCGCCGCGCTCGCGCTTGGCGTCCACGGCACGGGCCTGGGCGAGCGCGCCCTCGCGGTCCACGTGCAGGAAGGCGTGCACCTTCTCGTCGACGGCCTCGATACGGGCCAGGTGCGCCTCGGTGACCTCGACGGCGGTGACCTCACCGGCGGCGATCTTCGCCGCGATCTCGGCGGCCGTGAGCTTGATCAGATCTGCCATGTCGGTCACTCCTCCCCCAGGATCTGCGGCACCTTGAAACGCTGCTGCTCCTGGGCCGGGGCGCCGGACAGCGCCTGCTCGGGCGTCAGCGACGGACGGACCACGTCCGGGCGCATGACATTGGTCAGGGGCAGCGGGTGGGAGGTCGGCGGTACGTCTTGGTCGGCGACCTCGGAGACGCGGGCGACCGCGCCAATGATGTCGTCGAGCTGTCCGGCGAAGTGATCGAGCTCTTCGTCCTTCAGCTCCAAGCGCGCCAGCCGGGCGAGGTGGGCGACCTCCTCGCGCGTGATGCCAGGCATGCAGCGATCCTCAGGGTGAGTGTCTTGGCTGTTCTTCCAGATGTCCGGCCCAATCCTATGGCGTACGCAATAGAGGTTCGAAACGCATTCCCGGTGCGGCTCGCCGGGCGCTGCTCCCGGGGCGTACGGGGTGGGGCGGGCAGCCGTACGGAAAGGGGCCGGCCCTGTGCGGGCGGGCGGCCCGCGGGGGTGCCGGACCTCAGGTGACGCGCTGGTCGGCTTCCTCGACCGCCGCGGCGCGCTCGTGCTGGGGCTCTGTGACGGAACGCTCCGTCTCGCGCTGCCAGCCGCGCTCGCCGCGCGCCCGCAGCCAGGCGGTGGTCTCGTCCGGCGGCATCGCGGCGGCGACCAGCCAGCCCTGTACCGCGTCGCAGCCCAGGTCGCGCAGCCGCTCCCAGGTCTCGTCGTCCTCGACGCCCTCGGCGACCACCAGCAGGCCCAGCGAGTGGGCCAGGTCCAGGGTGCAGCGGACGATCTCGGCGTCCTCGTTGTCCACCGCCAGCCGGGCGACGAAGCTGCGGTCGATCTTCAGCTCGCTGACCGGGAGGCGGCGCAGGTGGACGAGGGACGAATAGCCGGTGCCGAAGTCGTCCAGGGACATCTTGACGCCGTGCCCGGTCAGCCCGGCCAGGGTGTCGGCGGCGCGCTGCGGGTCCTCCAGCAGCACATGTTCCGTTATCTCCAACTGGAGTGATCCGGGCGGCACTTGATGGCGGGCCAGCCGGGCGGCCACCGCGCCGGCGAAGCCGGGGGTGTGCACGTCGCGGGGTGAGACGTTGACCGCGACCGGCACCTCCAGGCCGGAGGCGCGCCACCGGGCCACCTGGGCGAGCGCCGTCTCCAGGACGTACTCGGTCAGGCGCGGCATCAGCCCGGAGGACTCGGCGATGGCGATGAACTCGTCCGGTGGAACCCGGCCGCGCTCCGGATGGACCCACCGGACCAGCGCCTCCAGCCCGGCCACATGCCCGTCGAAGCCCACCTTGGGCTGGTAGTGCAGCTCGACGTCACCGGCGTCGAGCGCGCGGCGCAGGTCGCCCAACAGGCCCAGGCGGTCCGGGGTGTTGCCGTCGCGCTTGGCCTCGTAGACCTCGACGCCGCTGCGGTCCCGCTTGGCCTGGTACATGGCCACGTCCGCCCGGCGCAGCAGGCCCTCGGCGTCCAGCGCGTGGTCGGGGAAGACGGCGACCCCGGCGCTGGCCTCCAGCACGAGGGTGAGTCCGTCCAGGTCCAGCGGCGAGCCGAGCGCGGCGACCAGGTTGCGGGCCACCCGCTGGGCGCTGGTCAGGGAGTCGGCGGTGGGCAGCAGGACCGCGAACTCGTCGCCGCCGAGGCGGGCGGCCTCCGCGCCGCGCGGCAGCGCGTGCCGCAGCCGGTCGGCTATCTGGAGCAGCAGCCGGTCGCCGGCCAGGTGGCCGAGCGTGTCGTTCACCGAACGGAAGCGGTCGAGGTCGATCAGGACCAGGGCGGAACGGGCGCCGATACGCTCGGCGTCGTCCAGCGCGGTCCATGTGCGCTCCAGCAGCCACTGCCGGTTGGGCAGGCCGGTCAGCGGGTCGCGCAGCTGCTCCTCGGCGCGGGCGCGGGCGATCCACAAGGTGGAGTCCAGGGCGATCAGCGGGACCGCGAACATCGGCAGCAGGAACGGCGCGTGCACGGCGGCGACCACGATCAGCGGCGAGATGCCCAGCAGCGCCACGCCGACCAGGGCCTGCCGGGCCAGCGCCGTCCGGGCGATGCTGGGCAGGCCGCCGCTGCGCGGCGCCATCGTGAACCACAGCAGGGAGCGGGTGACCAGGAGATAGGCGACCGCCGCGACCAGGATGTCCGGCAGGACGGACAGGTCCCAGGCCGCGGGCTGCCACGGGTGCTCGATGGTCGGTACGACATGGAAGGCGGCGAGGCCCAGCGCCGCGGCGCCGATCCCGAGGACGTCCACCGCGCCGTGCAGCAGGGCCTGTCGCCAGCGGTGCCGGCGGGCCGCGCCGACCAGGAGGACGACGGCCACGCTCACCAGGACGGCGGGCACCCAGCCGTACAGCAGCAGGACGGCGAGGGCCAGGGCCGCGCCCGAGCCGGTGCCGCCCCACCAGCGGTCGCGGCCGAGTGCGACCAGATGGCCCACGATCACGCCGGTGAGGATGGCCAGGGCCCAGCCGACGGCGCCTTCCGGGAAGAGCGCCCGGCCGGCGCCGAGCGTCCGGACCACTCCCGCCGCGAGCGCGCCGCCCGCCGCCAGCACGACGGCCGCGGGCAGCGCGGGCACGACGAGCCGGCCAAGCCGCGACGCCGGAGCGGCGCTGTCGGTCGGTTTCATTCCGATACCTCTCACAGCCGGCTGTGCCCGCGCCACGGCAGGCGCACACCTCAACAGTAGGCCGCAGAAGGCCGCCACGGGCAGCGATCGGCAGCGGTTGCCCGAATGCGACCCGGCCATCCGGAACCATCTGCTATGCGCCGATGAGGTGACTCCTCACTCGCCCTCAGGCGGAGTGACAGCTACCGCTCGTGCTTCATCGGGACCCTGCTCCAGCAGCACCGCGAAGCCGTCATCGTCCAGCACAGGCACCTTCAACTGCATGGCCTTGTCGTACTTCGAACCAGGATTGTCTCCCACCACCACGAAACCGGTCTTCTTCGATACCGAACCGGTCACCTTCGCTCCGAGCCGCTGCAGGGCTTCTTTCGCGCCATCTCTGGTGTGTGACTGAAGTGTGCCCGTTACAACGACGGTGACGCCTTCCAGAGGCCGCGGGCCTTCATCTTCGGCAGATTGCTCCTCCATCCGGACACCGGCGGCCCGCCACTTCTCCACGATCTCGCGGTGCCAGTCCTCGGCGAACCACTGCTTGAGCGAGGCCGCGATGGTCGCGCCGACCCCTTCGACGGCGGCCAGCTCCTCCTCGCTCGCATCCCTGATCCGGTCCAGCGAACGGAACTCCATGGCCAGCGCCTGGGCCGCCACCGGGCCGACATGACGGATCGACAGACCGGTCAGGATGCGCGCCAGCGGGCGCTCCTTGGCCGCCTGGATGTTCTCCAGCATCGCCAGGGCGTTCTTCTTCGGCTCGCCCTTCTGGTTGGCGAAGAAGGTGACGACCTTCTCCTCGCCCGTCTTGGGGTCCCGCTTGGGCAGGCCGCTGTCCGGGTCCAGGACATGGGACTTGATGGGCAGCAGCTGCTCGATGGACAGGTTGAAGAGGTCGCCCTCGTCCTTCAGCGGCGGCTCGGCGGGCTCCAGGGGCTGGCTGAGCGCCGTGGCGGCCACATAGCCGAAGTTCTCGATGTCCAGGGACTTGCGGCCGGCCAGGTAGAACAGCCGCTCGCGGATCTGGGCGGGGCAGGAGCGGGCGTTGGGGCAGCGCAGGTCGACGTCGCCCTCCTTGGCGGGCTGGAGCGCCGTACCGCACTCGGGGCACTCGGCGGGCATCACGAACTCCCGCTCGCTGCCGTCCCGCAGGTCCACCACGGGCCCCAGGATCTCCGGGATCACGTCGCCCGCCTTGCGCAGCACGACCGTGTCGCCGATGTAGACGCCCTTGGCCTTGACCACGTCCTGGTTGTGGAGCGTGGCGAACTCGACCTCGGAGCCGGCGACAGTGACCGGCTCGACCACGGCGTACGGCGTGACGCGGCCGGTGCGGCCGACGCCGACGCGGATGTCCACCAGCTTGGTGTTGACCTCCTCCGGCGGGTACTTCCACGCGATCGCCCAGCGGGGGGCGCGCGAGGTGGAGCCGAGGCGGCCCTGCAGAGCGATCTCGTCGAGCTTGACGACCGTGCCGTCGATCTCGTGGGCGACGGCGGTGCGCCGGGTCTCCGGGTCGCCGTAGCGCTTGATGAAGTCGCGCACGGCCTCCAGGGAGTCCACGACCTCGTTGTGGTCGGAGGTGGGCAGGCCCCATTCGCGCAGCAGGTCGTACGCGTGCGACTGGCAGTCGATGTCGAAGCCCTCGCGGGCGCCGATGCCGTGCACGACCATGTGGAGCGGGCGGGTGGCCGTGACCTTGGGGTCCTTCTGGCGCAGCGAGCCCGCTGCGGCGTTGCGCGGGTTGGCGAACGGGGGCTTGCCGTCGGCGACCAGCCGCTCGTTCAGTTCGAGGAACTTCTCCATGGGGAAGTAGACCTCGCCGCGGACCTCCACCAGCTCCGGGACGCGGTCGCCCTTGAGGCGGTCGGGGATCTCGGTGATGGTGCGGACGTTGGGCGTGATGTCCTCACCCGTACGGCCGTCGCCGCGGGTGGCGGCGCGGGTGAGCCGGCCGTTCTCGTACGTCAGGTTGACCGCGAGGCCGTCGACCTTCAGCTCGCACAGGAAGTGGTAGCCGGCGCTCTTGGGGTCGCCGCCCAGCTCCGTCGCGATCCGCTCGGCCCAGGCCGCCAGCTCCTCGTCGTCGAAGGCGTTGTCCAGCGAGAGCATCCGCTCGCGGTGGGCGACCTCGGTGAACTCGGTCTCGTACTGCCCGGCGACCTTCTGGGTCGGTGAGTCGGGCGTGCGCAGCTCCGGGTGCTTCTCCTCCAGCGCCTCCAGCGAGCGGAGCAGCTTGTCGAACTCCGCGTCGCTGATGACGGGGGCGTCCCTGACGTAATAGCGGAAGCGGTGCTCCTCGATCTGCTCGGCCAGATGGGCGTGCTCTTCCCGCGCCTTCGCGGGCACCGCGTGCCCCGCCTGCTGCTCTTCGCCGGCCACCGTTACGTCCTCCCGTGGTCCTTGAGTGCCGTCACTCAGGGTTGTCTGCGAGCGATCTCGCGGCCCGGACGCAGTGGGCGAGGGCCGTACGGGCATATGCGGGCGAAGCGCCCGCCAGTCCGCACGACGGGGTGACCACCACGGACTCGGCGAGAATCCCCGGCGACAGCCCCAGCCTGCGCCACAGCGTCCTGACACCCATGACGCTACCGGCAGGGTCTGACAATGGGCCGTCCACGCCCGGCACCACGCCCGCCAGCAGTGTCGTGCCGCCCTCGACCGCCTCGCCGACCGCCTCCTCCTCACGCTCGGTGAGCAGCCCGAAATCGAACGAAATGCCGGAGACGCCGGCGCGGCGCAGCAGGGCGAAGGGGACGTCCGGGGCGCAGGAGTGGACGATCACCGGTACGTCGCCGGCGGCAGTGATCAGATCACGCAGGGCGCCCTCCACGACGGCGCGGTCCACCGCGCGGTGCGTGCGGTAGCCGCTCGCCGTCTTCACCGCGCCCCGCAGGACGGCGGTCAGGGACGGCTCGTCCAGCTGGAGCACGGGGCGCGCGCCGGGCACCCGGCGCCGCAGGTCGGCGAGGTGCGCGCGCACGCCCTCGGTCAGCGACGCGGTCAGGTCCCGGCAGGCGCCGGGGTCGCCGAGGGCGGCCTCGCCGTTGCGCAGCTCCAGGGCGGCGGCCAGGGTCCAGGGGCCGACCACCGAGACCTTGAGGTCGCCCTCGTAGCCCTGGGTGAACTCCTCCAGCGCGTCCAGGTCCTCGCCCATCCAGGACCGGGCGCGCCGGGTGTCCCGGCCGGGCCGGTCGCTGATGCGCCAGCCGCTCGGCTCCACGTGGGCGTACACCTCGACGAGGAGGCCGGCGGTCCGGCCGATCATGTCGGCGCCGGGCCCGCGGGCGGGCAGCTCCGGCAGGTACGGCAGCGTCTCCAGCGAGCCGGTCACGGTCCTGGCGGCCTCGCGGGCGTCGCCGCCCGGCATCGAGCCGATACCGGTGGCGGTACCGGTGCCGGCATGGCCGGCGAAGCGGGCGGGGGTGTTGTTCTCGGTCACCGTCCGAGGGTAAGTGGTCCCGTGTCCGGCGGCGGGGGGCCGGGTGGGCTGCCCGGGCCCGGACCCGCACCGACGGCCGGATCATGGACCGTCACCGATGTCCTCAATCGCCGGACGGGCTTGCTTTTGCCGGGCGAAGCCTTTCACCGGGCCCGGCACCCGGAGGTACGCCGCCTTACCGCCCCGGACGCACCGTCACATCGTTGATCTCCGCGTCCCGCGGCAGGTCGAGCGCGGTCAGCATGGTGGTGGCGACCGACTCCGGGTCGATCCACTGCGAGGCGTCGTACTCCCGGCCCTCCTGGCGGAAGACGCTCTCCTGCATGGGGGTGGCGGTGCGGCCCGGGTAGACGGAGGTCACCCGTACGCCGTTGCCGTGCTCCTCGGCGCGCAGCGAGTCGGCCAGCGCCTTCAGGCCGTGCTTGCTGGCGGCGTACGCGCCCCACTGGGGGCCCGCGTTCAGGCCGGCGCCCGAGTTGACGAAGATCACGTGGCCCTTGGCGGTCCGCAGCTGCGGGAGGAACTGGCGGGTCAGCTCGGCCGGCGAGAGGAGGTTCGCGGCGAGCGTGCGCTGCCATGCCTTGGGGCCGAGGTCGCCGATCGCGCCCAGTTCGACGACGCCCGCGATGTGCATCAGGGAGTCCAGCCGGTCCGGCAGCGACTGCTTGCCGAAGGCCCAGTCCAGCTTCTCGGGGGTGGCGAGGTCGCCGACCACCGTCCGGGCCCCGGGGAACTGCCCGGCCAGCTCCTTGGCGCGGCCGGCGTCGCGTGCCAGCAGCCACAGCTCCTCGCCGCGGTCCGCGAGCCGCCGCGCGACCGCCGCTCCGATGCCCGATCCTGCGCCCGTGATCAAGTGCGTACCCATGGGGCGATCCTAACGACGGGCGGCGGGCCGGGGCGGGCGCGTCCGCGCGGAGCGGAATCACGGGTTCCGGGACGAGGTGGCCGGACCCGCCGCCCCGTGGGCCCGGCTCCGTACGCCCCGCTCCGTACCCCCGTCCCCGTCAGCCCTGGATGCCCGCCTGCTCCTCCAGGTACGCCAGCGCGCCGGCCCCGTCCTCCGCGAAGAACACCAGCTCCGTGAGCGGCAGCGGGAGGAAGCCCTCGTCCTCCATGCGCTGGAACTGCTCCTTGAGGCCGTCGTAGAAACCGGCGGTGTTCAGGAGCACGACGGGCTTGGTGTGCAGGCCGTGCTTCTTCAGCTCCAGGATCTCGGTGGCCTCGTCGAGCGTGCCGGTGCCGCCGACCATGACGACGATCGCGTCGGCGCGCGCCAGCAGCTCGGCCTTGCGCTCGGCGAGGTCCTTGGTGATCACCATGTCGTCGACCCCGGGCCGCACCTTGTGCGCGAGGAAGTCCACCGAGACGCCGACGAGCCGGCCGCCCGCCGTCTCCACGCCGTCGGCCATGACCTTCATCAGGCCGGTGTCCGAGCCGCCCCACACCAGCGCGTGGCCGCCCTTGCCGATCAGCTCGGCGAACTCCCGCGCGGGGGTGGTGTAGCGGGCGTCGAGGTCGGCGGCGGAGCAGAAGACACAGATGTTCATACCGGTCACTCTACGAGCCGCCACCGACATCGCCGCGGCGCCCGGTCAGGGGCCGGCCGTCAGATCAGCCCCTGCGCCATCATCGCCTCCGCCACCCGCTCGAAGCCCGCGATGTTCGCGCCCGTGACGTAGTCCCCGGGCGCCCCGAAGCGCTCAGCGGTCTCGGCGCACGTGTCGTGGATGGTGCGCATGATCGTCGCGAGTTCGCCCTCGGTGCGCTCGAAGGTCCAGGACTCGCGGCCGGAGTTCTGGCGCATCTCCAGCGCGCTGGTGGCCACGCCGCCCGCGTTGGCGGCCTTGCCCGGCCCGAAGGCCACCCCGGCCTCCTGGAGGAGGGCCACCGCCTCGGGCGTGGTGGGCATGTTGGCGCCCTCGGAGACGGCCTTGACGCCGTTGCGCACCAGGATGCGCGCGGCGTCCGCGTCCAGTTCGTTCTGGGTGGCGGACGGCAGCGCCACATCACACGCCACGTCCCACACCCGCCCGCCGGGCACGTACCGGGCCGAAGCGCCGCGCCGGTCGGCGTACTCCTCGATACGGCCCCGCTCGACCTCCTTGACCTGCTTGAGCAGGGCGAGGTCGATGCCCTTCTCGTCGATGACGTAGCCGCCGGAGTCCGAGCAGGTCAGCACGTTCGCGCCGAGCGCCTGCGCCTTCTCGATGGTGTAGATCGCGACATTGCCGGAGCCGGAGACCACGACCTGCTGCCCGTCCAGGTCCTCGTCGCGCCGCCGCAGCATCTCGGCGGTGAACAGCACGTTGCCGTAGCCGGTGGCCTCCGTGCGCGCCGTGGAGCCGCCCCAGCCGAGGCCCTTGCCGGTCAGCACCCCGGCCTCCCAGCGGTTGGTGATCCGCCGGTACTGGCCGAAGAGGTAGCCGATCTCCCGGCCGCCGACGCCGATGTCGCCCGCCGGTACGTCGGTGTGCTCGCCCAGGTGCCGGTGCAGCTCGGTCATGAAGGACTGGCAGAAGCGCATCACCTCGGCGTCGGAGCGGCCGTGCGGGTCGAAGTCGCTGCCGCCCTTGCCGCCGCCGATGTTCAGGCCGGTGAGCGCGTTCTTGAAGATCTGCTCGAAGCCGAGGAACTTGACGATGCCGAGGTTGACGGAGGGGTGGAAGCGCAGCCCGCCCTTGTAGGGCCCGAGCGCGCTGTTGAACTCCACCCGGAAGCCGCGGTTGATGTGGACGGTGCCCGCGTCGTCCTGCCACGGCACGCGGAAGACGATCTGGCGCTCCGGCTCGCAGATCCGTTCCACGATCTTGGCCTCGGCGTACTCGGGACGGGCCGCCAGCGCCGGGGCGAGGGTCCCCAGCACTTCGAGGGCGGCCTGGTGGAACTCGGGTTCCCCGGGGTTGCGGCGCACCAGTTCCTTGTGCAGCCGCTCCAGTGACACCGCTGTTCCGCGGCCGGCCGCACCGGTTCCGGCGTGAACTGTCGACATGTCTTTCTTCCCTTCGTGGCCGGCGAAGGGCCTCCGGCGGCCCGGACCCGCGCGAAGGCGCCACGATCCGGCCGGGCGGCCCTCGGGCGTCCCGTCGCTGCCGCCGAGCCTATGGGCACGCGGGCCGCCGGGGGCCACCGGGGCGGAAGTCGCGTTTGGTGAAGTCCTGGGTTTAGGTTGCCGTCATGGTGGAGGGAACGCGTACGCATACGCACAGGAAGAACACGGCGGACAACACCGGGGACGGGGGTGTGAACGCCGCATTAAGCGATGAATCCGGCCCGCCCTCCGGCAGCCTGCGCCGCTCCTCGCTCCTGATGGCCGCGGGCACGGTCGTCTCCCGGGCGACGGGCCTGTTCCGGGGCGTCCTCCAGGCCGCCGCCCTCGGTACGGGGCTGCTGGCCACCACGTACAACACGGCGAACCTGGTCCCGATGAGCCTGTACACGCTGCTGATCGGCGGCGCGCTCAACGCCGTGCTCGTGCCGCAGCTCGTCCGGGCCAGGGCGGAGCACCCGGACGGCGGGCGGGCGCACGAACAGCGGCTGGTCACCCTCGTGCTGACGGTCCTCGGCATCGGCACGCTGCTCGCGGTGTGGGCGGCGCCCGGGATCGTGAGCCTGTATACGACGGACACTCCGGAGAACCACGCCGCCTACGAACTGACCGTCGTCTTCGCCCGGTTCCTGCTGCCGCAGATCTTCTTCTACGGGGTGTACGGCATCTTCGGGCAAGTGCTCAACGCGCGTGGCAAGTTCGGCGCGAT includes:
- a CDS encoding methionine synthase, whose amino-acid sequence is MTENNTPARFAGHAGTGTATGIGSMPGGDAREAARTVTGSLETLPYLPELPARGPGADMIGRTAGLLVEVYAHVEPSGWRISDRPGRDTRRARSWMGEDLDALEEFTQGYEGDLKVSVVGPWTLAAALELRNGEAALGDPGACRDLTASLTEGVRAHLADLRRRVPGARPVLQLDEPSLTAVLRGAVKTASGYRTHRAVDRAVVEGALRDLITAAGDVPVIVHSCAPDVPFALLRRAGVSGISFDFGLLTEREEEAVGEAVEGGTTLLAGVVPGVDGPLSDPAGSVMGVRTLWRRLGLSPGILAESVVVTPSCGLAGASPAYARTALAHCVRAARSLADNPE
- a CDS encoding SDR family oxidoreductase: MGTHLITGAGSGIGAAVARRLADRGEELWLLARDAGRAKELAGQFPGARTVVGDLATPEKLDWAFGKQSLPDRLDSLMHIAGVVELGAIGDLGPKAWQRTLAANLLSPAELTRQFLPQLRTAKGHVIFVNSGAGLNAGPQWGAYAASKHGLKALADSLRAEEHGNGVRVTSVYPGRTATPMQESVFRQEGREYDASQWIDPESVATTMLTALDLPRDAEINDVTVRPGR
- the ligA gene encoding NAD-dependent DNA ligase LigA, with the translated sequence MAGEEQQAGHAVPAKAREEHAHLAEQIEEHRFRYYVRDAPVISDAEFDKLLRSLEALEEKHPELRTPDSPTQKVAGQYETEFTEVAHRERMLSLDNAFDDEELAAWAERIATELGGDPKSAGYHFLCELKVDGLAVNLTYENGRLTRAATRGDGRTGEDITPNVRTITEIPDRLKGDRVPELVEVRGEVYFPMEKFLELNERLVADGKPPFANPRNAAAGSLRQKDPKVTATRPLHMVVHGIGAREGFDIDCQSHAYDLLREWGLPTSDHNEVVDSLEAVRDFIKRYGDPETRRTAVAHEIDGTVVKLDEIALQGRLGSTSRAPRWAIAWKYPPEEVNTKLVDIRVGVGRTGRVTPYAVVEPVTVAGSEVEFATLHNQDVVKAKGVYIGDTVVLRKAGDVIPEILGPVVDLRDGSEREFVMPAECPECGTALQPAKEGDVDLRCPNARSCPAQIRERLFYLAGRKSLDIENFGYVAATALSQPLEPAEPPLKDEGDLFNLSIEQLLPIKSHVLDPDSGLPKRDPKTGEEKVVTFFANQKGEPKKNALAMLENIQAAKERPLARILTGLSIRHVGPVAAQALAMEFRSLDRIRDASEEELAAVEGVGATIAASLKQWFAEDWHREIVEKWRAAGVRMEEQSAEDEGPRPLEGVTVVVTGTLQSHTRDGAKEALQRLGAKVTGSVSKKTGFVVVGDNPGSKYDKAMQLKVPVLDDDGFAVLLEQGPDEARAVAVTPPEGE
- the gdhA gene encoding NADP-specific glutamate dehydrogenase, which encodes MSTVHAGTGAAGRGTAVSLERLHKELVRRNPGEPEFHQAALEVLGTLAPALAARPEYAEAKIVERICEPERQIVFRVPWQDDAGTVHINRGFRVEFNSALGPYKGGLRFHPSVNLGIVKFLGFEQIFKNALTGLNIGGGKGGSDFDPHGRSDAEVMRFCQSFMTELHRHLGEHTDVPAGDIGVGGREIGYLFGQYRRITNRWEAGVLTGKGLGWGGSTARTEATGYGNVLFTAEMLRRRDEDLDGQQVVVSGSGNVAIYTIEKAQALGANVLTCSDSGGYVIDEKGIDLALLKQVKEVERGRIEEYADRRGASARYVPGGRVWDVACDVALPSATQNELDADAARILVRNGVKAVSEGANMPTTPEAVALLQEAGVAFGPGKAANAGGVATSALEMRQNSGRESWTFERTEGELATIMRTIHDTCAETAERFGAPGDYVTGANIAGFERVAEAMMAQGLI
- a CDS encoding putative bifunctional diguanylate cyclase/phosphodiesterase; translation: MKPTDSAAPASRLGRLVVPALPAAVVLAAGGALAAGVVRTLGAGRALFPEGAVGWALAILTGVIVGHLVALGRDRWWGGTGSGAALALAVLLLYGWVPAVLVSVAVVLLVGAARRHRWRQALLHGAVDVLGIGAAALGLAAFHVVPTIEHPWQPAAWDLSVLPDILVAAVAYLLVTRSLLWFTMAPRSGGLPSIARTALARQALVGVALLGISPLIVVAAVHAPFLLPMFAVPLIALDSTLWIARARAEEQLRDPLTGLPNRQWLLERTWTALDDAERIGARSALVLIDLDRFRSVNDTLGHLAGDRLLLQIADRLRHALPRGAEAARLGGDEFAVLLPTADSLTSAQRVARNLVAALGSPLDLDGLTLVLEASAGVAVFPDHALDAEGLLRRADVAMYQAKRDRSGVEVYEAKRDGNTPDRLGLLGDLRRALDAGDVELHYQPKVGFDGHVAGLEALVRWVHPERGRVPPDEFIAIAESSGLMPRLTEYVLETALAQVARWRASGLEVPVAVNVSPRDVHTPGFAGAVAARLARHQVPPGSLQLEITEHVLLEDPQRAADTLAGLTGHGVKMSLDDFGTGYSSLVHLRRLPVSELKIDRSFVARLAVDNEDAEIVRCTLDLAHSLGLLVVAEGVEDDETWERLRDLGCDAVQGWLVAAAMPPDETTAWLRARGERGWQRETERSVTEPQHERAAAVEEADQRVT
- a CDS encoding LOG family protein yields the protein MNICVFCSAADLDARYTTPAREFAELIGKGGHALVWGGSDTGLMKVMADGVETAGGRLVGVSVDFLAHKVRPGVDDMVITKDLAERKAELLARADAIVVMVGGTGTLDEATEILELKKHGLHTKPVVLLNTAGFYDGLKEQFQRMEDEGFLPLPLTELVFFAEDGAGALAYLEEQAGIQG
- the gatC gene encoding Asp-tRNA(Asn)/Glu-tRNA(Gln) amidotransferase subunit GatC, whose translation is MPGITREEVAHLARLARLELKDEELDHFAGQLDDIIGAVARVSEVADQDVPPTSHPLPLTNVMRPDVVRPSLTPEQALSGAPAQEQQRFKVPQILGEE